The genomic DNA TTGATGAGTTAGTCAGGGATCCCTGTCCTAGGTCTGACCGAAAAACGGGGGGTGTGAGGGGTGGGACGCAAGCCCCTAGCCTTGTTGCTACGCAACGCTTACGCGACTAGGCACGGGGAGAATGTCAAGGGACGCAGTTTTTTGAGGCAACTTCTGTGAATCGGCATGGATGGAGCCAGCCAAACAGGTGGCTGGTCTCGGTGTGGGTGGGGCTATGTGCAGCTGGGATCCTGTGGGGTCTGGCCTTGGGCTTGCCCGCCTCCCATGCACTTGAGTCGGGATCCCTGCAACCTCAGGTGGAGCGCTACTTGGCTCAGTTGGCTCAACGAGGGGCTGCCAAAACAGCGCAAGGGGTTTGGCTACAAGCGGGGGATCAGGTACTGGCCCAGCATCAAGGAGCAACTCCTTTACCAGCGGCTTCCTTAACCAAGGTGGCGACGACACTGGCCAGTTTGCATCAACTGGGGCCAGAGCATCGCTTTGTGACTCTTTTTGGCACCTCTGGTTCTGTGGCCAATGGCGTGTTGCAGGGGGATTTGTGGGTGCTGGGGGGCGAGGATCCCCTGTTTGTATGGGAAGAAGCGATTGCGGTTGGAAATGAGCTCAATGCCCACAGGATCCGTCAGGTCACGGGGGATCTGGTCATTGCGGGGCGTTTTTACATGAACTTTTTCCCGGCAGCGGAACGCTCTGCAGCTTTGTTGCGGCAGGGATTGGATCGGCGACGTTGGTCGGCGGAGGCAGAGGCTCAATTTCAAACCTTACCGCCCGGTACCCCCAGACCTGAGGTAGAGATTTTGGGCACGGTTCGGGTTGCAGAGGGGATCCCTGCCGGATGGCAAGCATTGATTAGGCATGAGTCACCGCCGCTGCTCCATTTGCTCAAGCTGATGAATCTCTACAGCAATAACCTGATGGCGGACATGCTGGCGGATGCAGTGGGGGGCGCAGAACAGGTCGCCCAAATCAGTCGGTCGCTAACGGGGATCCCGGCAGAAGAGTTGCAACTGATCAATGGCTCTGGGTTAGGGGTTGAGAACCGTATTTCTCCGCGTGCGAATGTAGCTTTGTTGCGGGCCATTCAATCTTTGTTGGCAGAGAAACAGTTATCTCTGGCGGATGTCTTTGCTGTTGTGGGGCAGGACGTAGGAGTATTGGAGCGGCGACTTTTGCCTGCGGTTTTAATCGCCAAATCCGGAACCTTGAATGTGGTGAGTACATTGGCGGGTGTATTGCCGACTGAACAGGAGGATATTTGGTTTGCCTTGATGAATGGGGGCACTGATTTGGTCGGTTTTCGCACCCAACAGGGTCAATTTTTAAGCCAGCTTCAGGTTCAACAGGGATCCCCGCATACTTTGCCTGCCCGCTGGCTCCCAAAGCCAGTAGCCACTCAGTCACGCACGGAATGGATAGGGGGCACCCTAAAAAACTAAAAAATCAGTCCTAAATGTGCGGTTAGCCGCCGTAGTAGTTGATAGCCAAAGCCCCTACCAACGTGAACTGCAACGTCAGGATGACCAAATAGAAAATAGCGCGGGGTTTAAACAGAGTCAGCATCAGGCCAATCGCCTTCAAATCCACCATCGGCCCAAACACCATAAAAGCCAACAGGGATCCCGGCGTAAACGTAGCCGCGAAGGAAAGGGCAAAGAAGGCATCCACCGTTGAGCAAATGGAGATGATCGCCGCTAGCGCCATCATGATCAAAATCGACACCAGTGCATCCTGGCCATAATCCAGTAGGAACGACCGGGGGATCACCGTTTGAATCAGGGCCGCCATCGCCGAACCGAGGATCAGCACGGATCCCAGCTCGCGAATCTCTCTGGCCCAAGTTTGCAGCAGCACAGTCCCTTTTTGCCGCCAAGGGATCGGCGGTGCAGAGGCCAGGGCCGATTGATAAACTTCTTCTGCAGTTTGTAGAGTCAACAGGGATCCGGCAGGAGCCGGTTGCGGTGCAGTGCTCCCCTGCTTAGGTCGGGAGCCAATCCAGAAGGTACCCCCCTGGAGCAGAGGCGAGCGGCTTGTAGGGGTTGGAGGCGGGGTAGGAGAAGAGTTACGCTCTAGTTCTCGCCAAACTGCTGGGTGCAACAAAGGCTGGAGATCCTTTTGCAGACTAAAGAGCAACCCAATCGCCACCGCAATTCCAAAGGAGAAGAGAATCCGGTAAACCACAAGCTCCGGCATGGCGCGAAAGGCAATCCAAGTAGAAAAGATCACCACCGGGTTGAACACGGGTGCCGCCAACAAGAAAGCCACCGCCACATGGGGCGGGATCCCTTTGATCACCAGTTGACGGGCCACCGGCAGGTTGCCACATTCACACACCGGGAAAAAGAACCCCAAAGCTCCACCAGCCAGCGCGCTGCTCACCTTGCTTTTGGGTAAGAAACGGGCCAACTGGGATCCATCCACAAACACCGCCAGTAGCCCCGAAAGAAAGACCCCCAAGAGCAAAAACGGCATCGCCTGCACCACAATGCTCAGGAATAGGGTAAATCCATCCCGCCAAAGGGGAGAGTCCAAAAGACTCAAGGCACCACCTCACACACCATTTTGGCCTTATTGAGTGTGGATCCCGA from Thermostichus vulcanus str. 'Rupite' includes the following:
- a CDS encoding D-alanyl-D-alanine carboxypeptidase yields the protein MNRHGWSQPNRWLVSVWVGLCAAGILWGLALGLPASHALESGSLQPQVERYLAQLAQRGAAKTAQGVWLQAGDQVLAQHQGATPLPAASLTKVATTLASLHQLGPEHRFVTLFGTSGSVANGVLQGDLWVLGGEDPLFVWEEAIAVGNELNAHRIRQVTGDLVIAGRFYMNFFPAAERSAALLRQGLDRRRWSAEAEAQFQTLPPGTPRPEVEILGTVRVAEGIPAGWQALIRHESPPLLHLLKLMNLYSNNLMADMLADAVGGAEQVAQISRSLTGIPAEELQLINGSGLGVENRISPRANVALLRAIQSLLAEKQLSLADVFAVVGQDVGVLERRLLPAVLIAKSGTLNVVSTLAGVLPTEQEDIWFALMNGGTDLVGFRTQQGQFLSQLQVQQGSPHTLPARWLPKPVATQSRTEWIGGTLKN
- a CDS encoding permease; translation: MDSPLWRDGFTLFLSIVVQAMPFLLLGVFLSGLLAVFVDGSQLARFLPKSKVSSALAGGALGFFFPVCECGNLPVARQLVIKGIPPHVAVAFLLAAPVFNPVVIFSTWIAFRAMPELVVYRILFSFGIAVAIGLLFSLQKDLQPLLHPAVWRELERNSSPTPPPTPTSRSPLLQGGTFWIGSRPKQGSTAPQPAPAGSLLTLQTAEEVYQSALASAPPIPWRQKGTVLLQTWAREIRELGSVLILGSAMAALIQTVIPRSFLLDYGQDALVSILIMMALAAIISICSTVDAFFALSFAATFTPGSLLAFMVFGPMVDLKAIGLMLTLFKPRAIFYLVILTLQFTLVGALAINYYGG